A stretch of DNA from Kiritimatiellia bacterium:
CCGAGGTCGCTGCCGACGTGGAATCCTCCTATCTCGATGCTCTTCGCGATCCACCGCCCAATCCGGCGACCCTCATCAACGGAATATATGCCGATGATTGAGATGACATATTTGGAAGGGATCCGCGAAGGCCTTCGCCACGCTTTGCGAGCGCATCCGGAGGTGGTAATTTTCGGTGAAGATGTAGGGCAGTTTGGCGGAGCCTTCAAGGTCACCCTCGGATTTCAGGAAGAATTTGGTGCCGACCGTTGCTTTGACACGCCCATCAGCGAGTCGGCCCTTCTCGGCGCCGCGATTGGCATGGCGACCCAGGGAATGAAACCCGTCGTGGAACTTCAGTTTGCCGACTTCGGTACCACTGCTATTCACCAACTACTGAACAACGCGGGCACCCACTGCTACCGAACAGGCATACCGGTTCCGATGACGGTTCGGGCCCCCTGTGGCGGCGGATTCGGGGGTGGCCCCTTTCACTCGGAGGAATTGGAAGCCCTTTTTTGCCACATGCCTGGCTTGAAAGTGGTCTATCCCGCTTTTCCGTCCGACGCGCGGAATCTCTTGTATGCGGCGATTTTGGATCCAAATCCGGTCATTTTTTTGGAGAACAAGTTTCTTTACCGCCACGTAAAGGAACTGGTGCCGAAAGAGGTCGAGCCTGCCCGGATCGGTACCGCCCGGATCGTTCGCCCCGGTTCGGACGCCGCGGTTCTAACGTACGGCGCTATGGTACATGAATCGATGCGGGCGGCGAATCGATTGGCGGCCCGCGGCTACGAGGTCCTTGTGCTCGACCTTCGGACTCTGAAGCCATATGACGAGGATGCGATTGTTGCTGCCGCGGCAGCGACCAATCGCGTGATGATCGTCCATGAGGGCTGGCGAACCTGCGGATTCGGCGCAGAGCTCGCTGCCGTTGTTGCTGAGCGAGCCTTCCACTTACTCGATGCACCCATCATGCGCATCACAGCGCCAGATGTTCCGGTTCCCTTCGCTCCGGAGCTGGAACGCGCCTATCGGCCGAACTCGGACAAAATTGAGGCGGCCCTGGTGGAGCTTCTGGAGTACTGATCCCATGGCGAAGCTCGCGGAAGCAAGCGAGGTAGCTCGACATCGGGCCGTCACACCCTATCGGTACAGGTCGAGGACGCCTACCCGGAGATCCCCATGAAATCCATTCCGATCCTGATGCCCCAAATGGGTCAAAGCGTGGCCGATGGCACCATCATCCGATGGCGCAAGCGGCCCGGCGAGGCCGTCGCCGCCGATGAGATCATCATGGAGGTCGAGAGCGATAAGATTACTGTCGAAGTCGAAAGCCCTGCCTCGGGAGTACTCACCTCCATCCTCAAGCGGGAGGGCGAGCGGGCCGCGGTCGGCGAGGTCGTGGCTCTGATGGAGACATCGGACCCGATCGGCGAGGTTGTGGAAGGCGGGAAACCGCCCGCTGCGCACCGGCCTCATGCCGGTAGCGACGCGAACCAGATTCTCGTCTCCGCCCTTCAG
This window harbors:
- a CDS encoding alpha-ketoacid dehydrogenase subunit beta — protein: MIEMTYLEGIREGLRHALRAHPEVVIFGEDVGQFGGAFKVTLGFQEEFGADRCFDTPISESALLGAAIGMATQGMKPVVELQFADFGTTAIHQLLNNAGTHCYRTGIPVPMTVRAPCGGGFGGGPFHSEELEALFCHMPGLKVVYPAFPSDARNLLYAAILDPNPVIFLENKFLYRHVKELVPKEVEPARIGTARIVRPGSDAAVLTYGAMVHESMRAANRLAARGYEVLVLDLRTLKPYDEDAIVAAAAATNRVMIVHEGWRTCGFGAELAAVVAERAFHLLDAPIMRITAPDVPVPFAPELERAYRPNSDKIEAALVELLEY